A genomic window from Lotus japonicus ecotype B-129 chromosome 1, LjGifu_v1.2 includes:
- the LOC130732659 gene encoding transcription factor MYB93: MGRSPCCDENGLKKGPWTPEEDQKLVEHIQKHGHGSWRALPKLAGLNRCGKSCRLRWTNYLRPDIKRGKFSPEEEQTILHLHSILGNKWSAIATHLPGRTDNEIKNFWNTHLKKKLIQMGFDPMTHQPRTDLVSTLPYLLALANMTQLMDHNHQSFDEQAVQLAKLQYLNYLLQSSNNPLCMTNSYDQNALTNMEAFSLLNSISNVKENLGVDFSQMDTQTSLFSHDGNNMASSQPLHHPSNMLPHFLDPQVSFSSQSCLNNNEQGQGTNNFAISQRDHTGDESSWINIPSINPPNAIGTSGDASSSTSSYGGAGPSPYNWSELFFEDPTTMHELS, translated from the exons ATGGGAAGGTCTCCATGCTGTGATGAAAATGGCCTTAAGAAAGGACCATGGACTCCTGAAGAAGATCAAAAGCTAGTAGAACACATTCAGAAACATGGCCATGGAAGTTGGAGAGCTCTCCCTAAGCTAGCAG GTCTTAACAGATGTGGAAAAAGTTGTAGGCTAAGGTGGACCAATTACTTAAGGCCTGACATCAAGAGGGGGAAATTTTCTCCAGAAGAGGAGCAAACAATTCTGCATCTCCATTCCATCCTTGGAAACAA ATGGTCAGCAATTGCAACACACCTTCCGGGAAGAACTGACAATGAGATCAAGAATTTTTGGAACACTCATTTAAAGAAAAAGCTGATTCAGATGGGTTTTGATCCAATGACTCACCAGCCAAGAACTGACCTTGTTTCCACCTTGCCATATCTGCTAGCTCTGGCCAACATGACACAACTCATGGATCATAATCATCAGTCATTTGATGAACAGGCAGTTCAGCTGGCAAAGCTTCAATACCTTAATTACTTACTCCAATCCTCAAACAATCCCTTATGCATGACCAACTCCTATGATCAAAATGCCCTCACAAACATGGAAGCTTTCAGTTTGTTAAACTCAATCTCTAATGTAAAAGAGAACCTTGGTGTGGACTTCTCACAAATGGATACCCAAACCTCATTATTTTCACATGATGGGAATAATATGGCTAGCTCCCAACCACTCCACCACCCAAGCAACATGCTACCTCACTTTCTAGACCCACAAGTCTCTTTCAGTTCTCAATCATGTTTGAATAATAATGAGCAGGGTCAAGGTACTAATAACTTTGCAATAAGTCAAAGGGATCACACTGGTGATGAATCTTCCTGGATAAATATTCCATCTATTAATCCTCCAAATGCAATAGGGACCTCAGGAGATGCCAGTAGCAGCACTTCTAGCTATGGAGGAGCAGGACCCTCACCTTACAATTGGTCTGAATTGTTTTTTGAGGACCCCACTACTATGCATGAGCTATCTTAG